The Syngnathus scovelli strain Florida chromosome 17, RoL_Ssco_1.2, whole genome shotgun sequence sequence GACAACGAGATGAAACCATCCCGATTCCGGTCCAGTTTAACAAATAATCCTCGAAATTGAGCCATTTGGTGgtgatgctgatgatgatgatccgcACTGCGCTGCAGCCTCTCACACGTGCTGACTCACTGAGTGATAGTAAATCACCGATACAATGCGCCACACTGACTTGTTGGTACAGCAGGTGGCGCTGTATAGTTGCAGCCGGTGGCCATTTGGCCCAGTCGGTCCGAAATATCCTCATGTTAAATCATCTAAAAAAGGAGGCAGTTGGtacctaatatatatatatatatatatatatatatatatatatcatatatatatgttgtttATAAGAATGAGGGTTGACTGATGCGTTCGTTTGTCATGACGTCATAGGCAGATTGATTACCTCTCGGATGACGTGCAGCACCAGGAGTGACGCTGTTGTGCCTGAAACAGCGGCTGACTGCATGCAGTCAAAAAGGAAACGCCCTTTCAAAATAATAGTTATCAGAATTCTGAAGAGGAAGTTGCCGACAGTCAGGCGTCGAGTCTGAGAGCTTGACCTACTATCGACGCCGCAGAGGGGGGGAGCGAGGTtgcgagggaggcaggcaggtgttGATGCGAGTCTATTTCAACTTGAAAGGATGGAATTCCCATATTCACTTAACGATAGTCCGGTTGTGATTCTGTGCAACATCATCGGCTAACAAAGTTCACATGAATATACGTACGTACCTGGAAAGATCCTTTCACATTCAAGTCCACCTAAAAAAATGAAGGAAGCTGGCACCTTAATCCGTACATGTCATTGACATCTGTAATGATCATCAATATCTTTCTCAGCTAATTAACAAAGTGAAACTATCCTGTCCAAAATGCCGGGGTCGAGCCGCTTTGGCTTGATTCCATTGGCAGAAAATGAGCACAAAGAAGTCGACGACGCTCTCGCACTTTAGAAACGATTTCATTGGCTTGGTGACAGTTTGACTCGGGAATGATGATGATTGTACTCTTTTATTGTTCAAATGATCGCAGTAGACACAAGCACACATCAATATTGACAAACTGGGACAGTGGGCATCGAACATTTTGGCATACGGAGGAGTTAGGCGACGGGCGTCGGTCTCTCGTCTGCTGCGGGGGTTACCGTTGCATCAATTTGGCAATCGTCGTCGCAGAAACCACGAGTTGCATTTAAAATGAACTGTGAGAAAGCAAACATCCGTaatgagagagaaagagagagagagagagagagagagagagagagagagagagagagagagagcgagggcaAATTTAACGACAGCTTTTATGTGCGCGTACACTGTTGAGAAATGTGAAGAAAAGCATTGATAGAAAGTCATTATTATTTCGTCTTTAGTTGTACAATACTTGTGCTTTTGAACGGGAATTTACTAGAACAAGTAGTAGACTTGTCTGACTTAACTTGTACTTGTGACATTTGGTcagaaattcacaaaattcaaaagtatTTGCTATACATTCATTCACAAAGAAATGAGGAAAGTTCTTTAGAGCACAAAAAGCTACCAAAATGACAACGTCAACATAATTCAAGTCATTTAACCCggaaatgtaataacgaacgtcaAGCCACTGACTGTGAGGTTCTGTGTTCCTTCCGACCGGAGCGCTTTCTCGCCGTACTTTAGTAATAGCAAGCATTTGTAGACGGCGATTTGCTGGCATCTAGTGGTGAAGACACagctgtgtctttttttttttttttttagtggggaACAAGTCAATTTGAATGTTTGCTTGTGTGGGTGAGATACCACTTATAGGGATTTCATCAACTAACAAAATACACAAACTATATTAGTTATGGCACCAGAAAAAGTATCTATAAGGGAAGCTCAAACACGCGTGCCCATTTGTTTCCAATCAAGATGATATAAAATCATTTTTTCTCTCTTGCGACAGGCATGTAGATGTGTTCGTAAAATACGTTTACAGTAGGTATAAGAGGTTACCTGTGAGGCCATCAACTGAAAAGTGAATCAGATCAAAATGTCATTATTTAAATATTAATACATTTTTGAAAGAACAGTATGGATCAGGAatttggtggggaaaaaaaaacatggttgtGTCAGTAAGATGTGTGGAAGCAATTGGACACTTGTGTATTTGCATTTTTCTATTTCAGGTGCACCAAATGTAAAATATATACAGAGGTGTGAGAAGTCATTCTTTCTATGACTCATTTCTGAATGTATAGTTTTACGTTAGCTGTACATCAGATATTAGGTGATTAAAAAGTTCAAACCACTGCTAGCAAATATACAGTAAGTGtgagagattaaaaaaaaaactttaaaccaTTCCTGTAAAAATAGACAGTTTACCAGATTACCTGGGGTGGGAGTAGCTGAAAATGATAAAGAAGAGAAAAACATAATCATTTCAACTATCAGTTCATTTCTGAATGGAGTATTAAGTTGTGTACATCAGGCAttaggtgagaaaaaaaaaacttcaaaataGACAGTAGATGTGATACGTTACCTTGGCTGATGGtagctggaaaaaaataaaaagagaaaaaatgaTTATTCTTACGATGGTTAGTTAATTTCTGAATGGAGTACTACGTTATGTGTACATCAGGCATTAGGTGAGAAAAAAACCTCCGAACCATTCCTGTAAAAATTAGACAGTAGATGTGATACGTTACCTATGCTGTTGGtagctggaaaaaaagaaaaagagaaaaatgctTATTCTTACGCTTATTTGTTCATTTCTGAATGGAGTACTACATTATGTGTACATCAGGCAttaggtgagaaaaaaaaacttcaaaataGACAGTAGATGTGATACTACATTACGTGGGCTGGTGGgagctggaaaaaaagaaaaagagaaaaaatgaTTAGTCTCACGATGATTAGTTCATTTCTGAATGGAGTACTACATTATGTGTACATCAGGCATTAGGTGAGAAAAAAACCTTCAAAATAGATAGTAGATGTGGTACTACGTTACCTGGGCTGATGGgagctgaaaaaaagaaaaagagaaaaaatgaTTAGTCTCACGATGATTAGTTCATTTCTGAATGGAGTACTACGTTATGTGTACATCAGGCATtaggtgagaaaaaaaaccttCAAAATAGACAGTAGATGTGGTACTACGTTACCTGGGCTGATGGGAgctgaaaaaaatcaaaacagaaaaaatattCTTTCGATTATTAGTTCATTTCTTAATAGCTTATTATGTTATGTGAACATCAGGCATTAGGTGAGAAAAAAACCTTTAAACCACTCCTGTAAAATAGACAGTAGATGTGGTACTACGTTACCTGGTGGGCTGGTGGtagctggaaaaaaagaaaaagagaaaaatgattATTCTTACGCTTATTAGTTCATTTCTGAATGGAGTACTACATTATGTGTACATCAGGCATTAGGTGAGAAAAAAACCCTTCAAAATAGACAGTAGATGTGATACGTTACCTGGGGTGATGGtagctggaaaaaaataaaaagagaaaaaaaaatgcttattcTTAcgatgattaccgtatttgccggtgtattggtcgacctttttcaatccaaaatcgaccgaaaaaaatcgacctcgacttatacaccgagtcataaaatttaacttcgtattcatcgcttcaaatgtgatggtaaccaaggccgtttctcatgcatctcattgtgcgttgcacttagaaaatttgaaccgggcggcgtgcgcgagtgcgcggcctgctggaagtcgaatgaggctccgcgatctcctccgcggtgcttataaacagctgatccgctcggcgggggctattttcggccacttggcgcgtgcgcacggcctcccggatgtgtcgggcgggtgcgtgagctcgcccgccgctggaagtcgaatgaggctccgcgatctcctccgcggtacttataaacagccgatccgctcggcgggggctattttcggccacttggcgcgtgcgcatggcctcccggatgtgccgggcgggtgcgcgagctcgccggccgctggaagtcgaatgaggctccgcgatctcctccgcgatgcttataaacagccgatccgctcggcgggggctattttcggccacttggcgcgtgcgcacggcctcccggatgtgccgggcgggtgcgcgagctcgccggccgctggaagtcgaatgaggctccgcgatctcctccgcggtgcttataaacagccgatccgctcggggggggctattttcggccacttggcgcgtgcgcacggcctcccggatgtgccgggcgggtgcgcgagctcgccggccgctggaagtcgaatgaggctccgcgatctcctccgcggtgcttataaagtgccgatccgctcggcttggagctatttccggcctcccgttggtgccgggcggcgtgcgcgagctcgccggccgctggaagtcgaatgaggctccgcgatctcctccgcggtgcttataaacagctgcatgcgcacggcctcccggaatttgaacacatttcgtcaataaatttcgcatattgaattttgaagtttaatataatgcaacaattgagctcgactcatacaaaggatatatcataaaatcgtaaatttccgtcgaattttagggggtcgacttatacaccgagtcgacctatacaccggcaaatacggtaggtaATTTCTGAATGGAGTATTGCGTTATGTGTACATCAGGCATtagtgtcacgactcgtccccgatcgtgtcatacttttgttcgtgtgtctgtgtgctcgcccctcccctcctgtgtgctcaTGATCagagtgattattcccacctgcctctcgttacctgtcgtgtatataagtcctgtctgcccctcactccctgtcggatcgtcgatgtcgtcacgtttgctgtccttgtggttcctgtctgtttcgagtctgtttctgtttgccatccctgtcagtcagtctgtcatgttattagtttgccagttctcgtctgtttctctcgatgcctcgttccacttcccttttccctcaataaaccctggtccaagctgcacttggtcgtcctgctccatttccatccgatcgtgacagaacgatccgaccactacaacgaccagcgcttggacccctctcctccatcagatcctgctgcgatgcccaatccacgaccgGCAGTCCATGCATGTTCCAGCGCTATGGGCTTCGCGGCAGCtttgggactctgctgccgcaacgccggacccgtagccaccatcggactttgttccggtgacgccggacccgcggcagcCATCAGAGTGCttttggcgccagcggctttgcggccgtgatcggactctgctgccgcgatgccggacccgcggccgccatcggagtgcctcccggcgtcatcagactcacggccgccatcgggctccaccccagcttcGCAGGACCCGCGGACGTCAGCAGACATCAAGCTAGCTGCGCCAAACCAgcaatcgtccctggctccactcccactgctgcggcacgtgatggctcttgctgctgcgcacagccacgccttccagagttgccgccaattgcggtacagacttccagagttgccgccggttacggtacggacttccagagtcgccgccgattgcggtacggACTTCTAGagtttgccgccgattgcggtacagacttccggagttgccgccgattgcggtacggACTTccggagttgccgccgattgcggtacagACTTTCGGAgttgccgcagattgcggtGCATgttagagttgccgccgattgcggttcatgttagggttgccgcccgaaagctgttcatgttagggttgccgcccgagagcggttcatgttagtgttgccgcccgagagcggttcatgttagggttgccgcccaagagcggttcatgttagggttgccgcccgagagcggttcatgttggggttgccgcccgagtgcggttctgtcccccaagttgccgcccgagcgcggttctgttccccaagtcaccgcccgagcgtggttcggttccccaagtcggcgcccgtgtgcggttcgctcccccaagtcaccgcccgagtgaggttctgtcccccaagtcgccgcccgagtgcagttctgtcccccaagtcgccgcccgagcgcggttcggttccccaagtcgccgcctctcgttacctgtcgtgtatataagtcctgtctgcccctcactccctgtcggtcgtcgatgtcgtcacgtttgctgtccttgtggttcctgtctgtttctgtttgccatccctgtcagtcagtctgtcatgttattagtttgccagttctcgtctgtttccctcgatgcctcgttccacttcccttttccctcaataaaccctggtccaagctgcacttggtcgtcctgctccatgtacCACTGCGATTCGTGACAATTAGGTGAGAAAAAGACCTCCGAACCATTCCTGTGAAAATTAGACAGTAGATGTGATACGTTACCTATGCTGTTGGTAGctggaataaaagaaaaaagagaaaaatgctTATTCTTACGCATATAAGTTCATTTCTGAATGGAGTACTACATTATGTGTACATCAGGCATTAGGTGAGAGAAAAAAACTTCAAAATAGACAGTAGATGTGATACTACGTTACCTGGGCTGGTGGTAgctggagaaaaagaaaaagaaaaaaaaagattattcttATGATTATTAGTTCATTTCTCAATGAGTACTACGTTATGTGCACATCAGGCAttaggtgagaaaaaaaaaccttcaaaaTAGACAGTAGATGTGATACTACGTTACCTGGGCTGGTGGTAGctggaaaaaaagagagaaaaaatgaTTATTCTCACGATGATTAGTTCATTTCTGAATGGAGTACTAAGTTATGTGTACATCAGGCATTTGgtgagaaagaaaaacttcaaAATAGACAGCAGATGTGATTTTTACCTGGGCTGGTGGtagctggaaaaaaagaaagacaaaaatgaTTGTTACGATTATTAGTTCATTTCTGAATGGAGTACTACGTTGTGTACATCAGGCATTCGGTGAGGAAAAAAACCCTTCAAAATAGACAGTAGATGTGATACTACGTTACCTGGGCTGATGGGAgctgaaaaaaatcaaaacagacaAAATATTCTTTCGATTATTAGTTCATTTCTGAATAGGTTATTACGTTATGTCAACATCAGGCATTAGGTGAGAAAAAAACCTTTGAACCATTCCTGTAAAAATAGACAGTAGATGTGATACTACGTTACCTGGTGGGCTGGTGGtagctggaaaaaaagaaaaagcgaaGAATGCTTATTCTTACGCTTATTAGTTCATTTCTGAATGGAGTACTACGTTATGTGTACATCAGGCATTAGATGAGGAAAAAAACCCTTCAAAATAGACAGTAGATGTGATACGTTACCTTGGCTGATGGTAGCTGGAAAAAAATAAGAGAAAAAAATGATTATTCTTACGATGATTAGTTAATTTCTGAATGGAGTACTACGTTATCTGTACATCAGGCATTAGGTGAGAAAAAAACCTCCGAACCATTCCTGTAAAAATTAGACAGGAGATACATTACCTATGCTGTTGgtagctggaaaaaaaagaaagagaaaaatgaTTATTCTTACGCTTATTAGTTCATTTCTGAATGGAGTACTACGTTATGTGCACATCGAGCATTAGGTGAGAAAAAAACCTTTGCACCATTCCTGTAAAAATTAGACAGTAGGAGTGATACATTACCTGCGCTGTTGgtagctgggaaaaaaaaaaggggaaaaatatatatatatatatatgtatgcgtACGAGTTATTTCCCATTTTAATTGTGAATGCGCAGAATTATCTATACATTGGAGCTTACCTGTGCTTCTGGTTGCTGAAGattagaggagaaaaaaaatgagttatttacaaatcgGCACTTGTGTGTTGTAGCTTCCCGTGCAGATAACTTTTCTGGTGTATAATATGTAAAGTATATAGTACGTGTACATAGTAAGTACATTCAAAAGCTGTGAAATAATATATGCATGcaattggttttgtttttcccaTTTAAAGCATTACCTTGGGTGGTATTGGTTGTGGAAGCTTGAAAGTGAAGAAAAacccaaaacatgttttttattcCATTTGAATTCATGAAGGGACAATATTACCTGACATCATCTAAGATCTTTAAACATATGTGATTCAAATTTTCTTGGATGAAGTTTGGTCCTTGAATATTTGAGCTTCTCTTGCAGATCCTTTTTAGAGTGTACAATGTGCGAAGTATAGGAGTGGTAGTTACGTGTGCGTCCGGTGGTAGCAGTCGAAGCTTACAAGTCAAAAGAAGAAGGTGTTATTTCTTCCATTCTGAATATACAGTATGA is a genomic window containing:
- the LOC125984731 gene encoding spore coat protein SP65-like isoform X4: MNLFVGYFLLSLSVRQLINAESIGSASTATTGRTPSTTNTTQATRSTATNSAATNSIATISQATTSPPAPISPATTSPATTSPATTSPATNSIATITPATTSPPAPISPAPISPAPTSPRNLPTA
- the LOC125984731 gene encoding spore coat protein SP65-like isoform X2, whose translation is MNLFVGYFLLSLSVRQLINAESIGSASTATTGRTPSTTNTTQATRSTATNSAATNSIATISQATTSPPAPISPATTSPATTSPATTSPATNSIATITPATTSPPAPISPAPISPAPTSPPTNSIATISQATPTPVHFKCNSWFLRRRLPN
- the LOC125984731 gene encoding spore coat protein SP65-like isoform X1, whose product is MNLFVGYFLLSLSVRQLINAESIGSASTATTGRTPSTTNTTQATRSTATNSAATNSIATISQATTSPPAPISPATTSPATTSPATTSPATNSIATITPATTSPPAPISPAPISPAPTSPPTNSIATISQATPTPVDGLTVHFKCNSWFLRRRLPN
- the LOC125984731 gene encoding uncharacterized protein isoform X3 translates to MNLFVGYFLLSLSVRQLINAESIGSASTATTGRTPSTTNTTQATRSTATNSAATNSIATISQATTSPPAPISPATTSPATTSPATTSPATITPATTSPPAPISPAPISPAPTSPPTNSIATISQATPTPVDGLTVHFKCNSWFLRRRLPN